Sequence from the Neomonachus schauinslandi chromosome 9, ASM220157v2, whole genome shotgun sequence genome:
TCTTCATCACCCTCTTAGGCCTGCTTGGTTACCTCCATTTTGTCAAGATTGATCAGGAGACTCTGTTAATCATTGACTCCCTTGGCATCCAGATGACTTCATCCTATGCCTCAGGCAAAGAAAGCACTACCTTCATAGAGATGGGCAAGGTGAAGGATGTGGTCATTAATGAGGCTATTTACATGGTAAGTAGTTAAGTAGTAAGTATTACAGGTTTCTCTGGAGGAGATAGCCCATGGCCTTTGCCTGGATCTAAACTGAGTCTTAATACCTTGATGTTACAGAATTAAACTTGAAGATTCTGTTCCAGTATTGTAGTGTTTCCTTTTTGGATGGCATGTCCATAAACCATGAAAGTGAAACTTATATTGGAAAGAtacattcctttgtttttatagAGATTTAGCAGGCTTTCATAGATCGTAAGTTAGCATTTTGACTTTTTTAGCCCAGCTTCAAAATCATCTCTTAGTGTTGTTGCTGCTGACGTTTCATCgtttttcatttaaagaatgaGAATATACTTTTCCCTCACTTCAAAAGCAATCAAGTGTTCTACTACTTAAAGATAACCatttataaaaaagtttttagCCTCCCTTGAAGAAAACGAAAATaagtttcacttagatctctatttggtttattttcttacagCAGAAGGTGATTTACTACCTTTGCATTTTATTGGAGGATCCAGTGGAACCACATGGGATATCCCAAGTAGTACCTGTCTTCCAGGTGAGCACAGAACAGTTGTCTAAAgttttttctccaaaaaaaatcTGTTACCTTTCTCCGTTCTCTGCATTTCTCCTGCTACTTCGGTTCAGTAGGAATGTAAATTCTTCTTGTCAAGATTATTTGAGGACACCTGACAGCTATTTTTAGTGAGAATTAGTGATTTCAAGTTTCTTTCTGAAGCAAATACAGGCTTTCAGAAATACTACAAATTTATCcaaattttagaggaaaaaatagcAATTTCTGCTTATAAATCACCATTCATCTACTTTGTTAGTCTGCCAGTATAAGATTTTACATTGATGTCATTGATCTACACATACTGTTATACCCAATTTAtgtcttgctttttaaatctaatatacatattttcatgCATCTACAGAGTCCATTATACTTATCATTTTAAATAGTTATCATGTTGAGTATCAGTTCATTTAGCCACTCTACTGCTAGCTTTTGAAATCATCTCCAGGTTATTTTTTGTCTTGCTCTtacaaaaaatacacaaacaggATTATAAGTATATAAAGTGTTTATGTATATAGTTAACTGTGCCTTACTGCCCTTCCTTTTCTCACAAAGGACTTAAGGCTGCTAAGCTAAAATTCTTTTGCATtacagtttaaaattattttattaatgtttatgaACAGTTTCATAGATTTTTACAGTTTGAGATTTGGCTCCAGAGATTGGACTACTTTACCATACTTTTTGGAATTTGTACTTGTTTTTCTAGTCTTGGCTAAAACAGCAGGTTTAGTTATTTGTTTCGTTTAGTATGTAGGTAAAGGAATTTAAAGTTACTAAATTGCTCCTTAAATGACAAAGagatttttcatgtttccttGAATTACCTATCCgtgtttcctttgttttaaactATCCATCTCCTCTGTTAGTCAAGTAGAATCTAGATATTGATTATGCATTTGTAACaacttatatattttggataacgaACTTGTATTAAATATGCTTTCCacatatatttttcccattctgtgacttttcttttaattttggttGTATCACATTTCATTGTGCAGAATACTtttcaatatttacatattaaattgcCCTCCTTGCAGACTGTTTCACAGCTTGTGACATTTCCAAGAGGGTCTGTCTTTTGTTATTCCTCTTGCTTTCTTAGCCAGTAAGGTGCTGTGTGGCCTGAACTTCTGCTTCTCTGAGCTCATACCTGAGCCATCTAGACCCCCTGCTGTGGGGAGAGATTGAGGTTGCACATGGATGCAGCACTGCTAAGCTCTCTCTTATGTTCATCTTGACTCTGCATTTCTTCCCTTTGGAATTCAGAGTGCCAAGCCCCGCCTGGACTGCTTGATTGAAGTGTACAGGAGCTGCCAGGAGATCCTGGCACACCAGAAAGCCACATCAGCAAGTCCATGAGTCCCAGCATTTCAGAAGGCCAGTACTGTCTTCCATGGGAGATGACTCCTAAGCCATAGTGGctggtttattttctgtattctaaaCCATCAGGTGGACATAGTCCTAGGAACCAGTATGGATGCAGTGGATCTCAGAGCCATAGAGCAGGTGACTGGGAACCTAACTCACTGTGTGATGTTGAGCAAAGTATTTATGTCTGTTTTAGTGATCCCCTTGAAAGGTTTTGCCTACTTTATCAATTGAGGGGAGACCTTAAGCGATATGTCAAAAGTAATGTTGACAAAGAGCACTTTGTGAAATTCCTAAGCACATTCAGGTTTACATTTTGTAGAGATTTGTGGTGCAAGGCAATGGGAAACTGACATCAGATCTCTTAAGAAACATAATTTCCAACTACACAGTACCCCTGTATAAAAGTCAAGCCCTTCAGGTTCTGGTGAGTAGGAAGAAATGTCCTACAAAAGACTAGTCTCTGTCCACCTAGCTCCTGTGTTCTGTACAGGGTTAATTTATGATGACTGTCTTAATAAACCGATCTCCTTCCAAAACATACACAATAATTGCCTGGTTCACAGACAGCTGCTTTTTATTGACAACACGAACATGGCACATTTCAGCCATGGATGTCAAGCACATTAATACTCTACTGTTACTCAGCATTGTCTATggtttcaaaaacattttttgccAAGGGGGCGACATGAAAGGCTGGAGAGAAATTCAACTTTGGTTTCCAGACATGTTAAAGAAGGATAAACACACAAACTGTAGAAGCCTTTGATTATAAGGCAGTTTCTTCtgtgtaaaattttattaatcCAGGAGGATTCCtgaagggctgggagggagatAGAGTGGGGGAAATAGCTTGACCCATAAGTTCAGTGTGAACACAGCTCCATCGTTGCTTGCTTTTTCCTTGggatcctaatttttttttttttaactcccagGTAGATAATATCCTCATGGGCTTCAGAGACACTCAGGGTATTACAAACTAGAGCTGTAATTCCTGCCTTTTACACCAGCCCAGTAGGGGTTATTCGGAGCCTGTGGTACATGTGATGTTTGACTTGTTCGAGGTAGAAATGTCTCAGCTAGTTCCCAAATCCTGGGGGAAAGGCAGCAGCAGAAATGGGAGATGGCTGTAAAATTTCCAGCCTTGCAAAGTCAAGTTCATTTAAAAGAGGCAGACACTCTCatgtgcttcttctttttttttttatcatgcttGTCAGTTTAAAGGGTGAGAGAGGGGAAGCCTACAGCAGCTGAGGTGTTCAGATAAACT
This genomic interval carries:
- the PIGH gene encoding phosphatidylinositol N-acetylglucosaminyltransferase subunit H isoform X2, which translates into the protein MEDERSFSDICGGRLALQRRYYSPSCREFCLSCPRLSLRSLTAVTCAVWLAAYGLFTLCENSMILSAAIFITLLGLLGYLHFVKIDQETLLIIDSLGIQMTSSYASGKESTTFIEMGKVKDVVINEAIYMKVIYYLCILLEDPVEPHGISQVVPVFQSAKPRLDCLIEVYRSCQEILAHQKATSASP
- the PIGH gene encoding phosphatidylinositol N-acetylglucosaminyltransferase subunit H isoform X1; translated protein: MEDERSFSDICGGRLALQRRYYSPSCREFCLSCPRLSLRSLTAVTCAVWLAAYGLFTLCENSMILSAAIFITLLGLLGYLHFVKIDQETLLIIDSLGIQMTSSYASGKESTTFIEMGKVKDVVINEAIYMQKVIYYLCILLEDPVEPHGISQVVPVFQSAKPRLDCLIEVYRSCQEILAHQKATSASP